TTATCTACTCTGTCACTTATAATGATAATCATTATCAAAAACACACCACACTAAACATCACGTGACAAGGAGAAATGAACACATGAAAAAAGGAACACGAATCGTACTGGCCTGCTTGGTCGCAGTAGTTACTGCCGTATCGGCGGGTTGTGGAAGCAGCCAAACGGCTTCGGAAGCACCGAAGAAGTCTGAGACACGCGTAGTCAAGCATCTGATGGGGGAAGTGACGATCCCGGCGGAACCAAAGCGAATTGCAGACGTATCCGGAGCAGCGGAGGAGCTTTTAATTTTAGGTCACAAGCCGGTTGCTACGGCCAATACATACAAGACAAAAATCATGTCCCACGTAGCGGATAAGCTGACAGATGTAAAACCAGTTGGCTGGATGTGGGATGACTCCATCAATCTAGAAGCAGTGGTAGAAACAAAGCCAGACCTAATTATTATGAATAACCGCCAGCAAAAGATGTACGAGCAACTGTCCAAAATTGCGCCGACTGTCGTTCTGGAGACAGACCTGGACAAATGGCGTGATAAGTTTAAAGAAATCGGCCGCCTATTTGGACAAGAAGAGGACGTGAACAAATGGCTGGCTGGGTATGACGAGAAGACGAAAGGAATGCGCGAGCAACTCAAGCAAGCGTACGGCGACGAGACCTTTATGTTCCTGGCGGTAACGCCAAAATTGTTCCGTGTGTACGGGAACTATGGATATGCAGATATCTTGTTCACTGACCTTGGCCTGAAGCCGGCAGCCGGAACACCTACTGATAAAACAATGGAAATGATCGAGCTGGAAGGACTGACGAATTTTCAGCCAGACCATATGTTCCTCGTCAATTTCGGCGGAAAAGCGGATGATGTATACGCAGAGCTGAAGAAGAGCCCAGTATGGAAGAGCAACAAAGCAGTTCAACAGGGTCATCTCTATGAGGTTACCAATGAAACATTCAACATCAAAGCTTTTGGCCCAATTGGAAAAGAAATGCTCCTAGAGGAGATTGGTAGCATGTTGTTGAAAAAGCAATAACCATGCGATCGTCATAAAAGCTGGGGCTG
The window above is part of the Brevibacillus antibioticus genome. Proteins encoded here:
- a CDS encoding iron-hydroxamate ABC transporter substrate-binding protein → MKKGTRIVLACLVAVVTAVSAGCGSSQTASEAPKKSETRVVKHLMGEVTIPAEPKRIADVSGAAEELLILGHKPVATANTYKTKIMSHVADKLTDVKPVGWMWDDSINLEAVVETKPDLIIMNNRQQKMYEQLSKIAPTVVLETDLDKWRDKFKEIGRLFGQEEDVNKWLAGYDEKTKGMREQLKQAYGDETFMFLAVTPKLFRVYGNYGYADILFTDLGLKPAAGTPTDKTMEMIELEGLTNFQPDHMFLVNFGGKADDVYAELKKSPVWKSNKAVQQGHLYEVTNETFNIKAFGPIGKEMLLEEIGSMLLKKQ